In Armatimonadota bacterium, a single genomic region encodes these proteins:
- a CDS encoding DPP IV N-terminal domain-containing protein, protein MPFFAPLLFTPAQSDLPKHPRYAAYVKARQEIPNLDAKSNPASATGFSADSKFVLLSNGKRIEIATGTLSEAPKESAADPGLVRRGQGGPGRGRQFTTAVSPDGKLTARYANSNIILENAEGKIEITKDGSAQARIKHGTASWVYGEELNQNQAMWWSGDSKTLVYYRFDESKVLDYFLTTKQNGVQNELYTEAYPKAGTPNPTVQLWTYDVTTQRSQQIDTTFPSTDSDIAHYVYNVRFAPDGQTLLFNRTNRKQNVMELCATDLVSRKSSVVVQESYPSGWVDNSPRMMWLKDGKSFLWMTERNGFNNFWLGSLDKGLIAKVTDLRSDCESIVKLDEDKKTLWYTAHDGDNPYLIQLHRVGLNGKGDIRLTDLATSHNPIISPDGTMFIDRASKFGLPQFSVLRDANGKTRMGLTKGDLSVYEDSGYRPAERFSVMGSDGVTPVYGYLCKPRDFDASKKYPMLLRVYGGPESGSRQEAFRGADPVCELGFITAWIDAKGTSGRGRDFAQSVYKKLGVVEVDDTAAAVTNLCKANPWIDPTRVGLEGTSYGGYFSAIALVRHPEVFAAACASSSVTSWLHYDTIYTERYMDTPQNNPEGYKAGSAMEYVKDLTGKLCLFYGTADDNVHPSNTHQLIAALDRANKPYRLYVGVDQGHAGLRQDRMLEFFIEALTP, encoded by the coding sequence GTGCCGTTCTTTGCGCCTCTATTGTTCACTCCTGCTCAGTCAGACCTCCCGAAGCATCCGCGATATGCGGCGTACGTGAAGGCTCGCCAGGAGATTCCGAACCTCGACGCGAAGTCCAACCCAGCTTCCGCGACTGGGTTTTCGGCGGATTCAAAGTTTGTTCTACTGAGCAACGGAAAACGCATCGAAATCGCGACGGGCACACTTTCGGAGGCTCCAAAGGAATCGGCGGCGGACCCAGGTCTAGTGCGGCGCGGACAAGGTGGGCCCGGACGAGGACGACAGTTCACGACGGCAGTAAGCCCGGATGGCAAGTTGACCGCCCGTTACGCCAACTCCAACATCATCCTGGAGAACGCAGAGGGGAAGATCGAAATCACCAAAGACGGCTCGGCTCAGGCGAGGATCAAACATGGCACGGCGAGTTGGGTGTATGGAGAAGAGCTGAATCAGAACCAAGCGATGTGGTGGTCCGGAGACTCAAAGACCCTGGTCTACTACCGCTTCGACGAGTCGAAAGTGCTCGACTATTTCCTGACGACAAAGCAGAATGGAGTTCAAAACGAGCTCTACACGGAGGCGTATCCGAAAGCCGGAACCCCAAATCCAACCGTTCAGCTCTGGACTTACGATGTCACTACGCAGCGCTCTCAGCAGATCGACACGACGTTTCCGTCGACCGACTCGGACATTGCCCACTACGTCTACAACGTGCGCTTCGCCCCCGACGGTCAGACGTTGCTGTTCAATCGAACCAACCGCAAACAGAATGTGATGGAGCTCTGCGCCACCGATCTAGTTAGTCGCAAATCTAGCGTCGTGGTCCAGGAATCGTATCCGTCCGGCTGGGTCGATAACAGTCCTCGTATGATGTGGCTCAAGGATGGCAAGAGCTTTTTGTGGATGACCGAGCGGAACGGCTTCAATAACTTCTGGTTAGGATCGCTTGATAAAGGGCTGATCGCGAAGGTGACCGACCTGAGGTCGGATTGTGAGAGCATTGTCAAGCTCGACGAAGATAAGAAAACTCTTTGGTACACCGCGCACGACGGAGACAATCCGTATCTGATCCAGCTTCACCGGGTCGGCTTGAACGGAAAGGGGGATATCCGCTTAACTGACCTCGCAACAAGTCACAACCCAATCATCTCGCCCGACGGAACGATGTTTATCGACCGGGCCTCGAAGTTCGGATTGCCGCAGTTTTCGGTTTTGAGAGATGCAAATGGCAAAACGAGAATGGGACTAACCAAGGGGGATCTCTCGGTCTACGAGGACTCAGGGTACCGACCAGCCGAGCGTTTCTCGGTGATGGGTTCAGACGGGGTCACGCCGGTTTATGGCTATCTGTGCAAGCCACGGGACTTTGATGCCTCAAAAAAGTATCCGATGCTCTTGAGAGTTTATGGAGGTCCTGAATCAGGTTCGAGGCAGGAAGCGTTCCGGGGTGCCGACCCAGTTTGCGAGCTCGGCTTCATTACAGCATGGATTGACGCAAAGGGAACCTCGGGGCGAGGGCGTGACTTTGCCCAGTCGGTTTACAAAAAACTCGGAGTCGTGGAAGTCGACGACACTGCGGCGGCGGTAACAAACCTCTGCAAAGCGAACCCCTGGATTGATCCAACCCGCGTTGGGCTTGAAGGGACGTCGTACGGGGGCTACTTCTCGGCAATCGCCCTAGTGCGTCATCCCGAGGTGTTCGCGGCGGCGTGTGCCAGTAGCTCGGTCACGAGCTGGCTCCACTACGATACGATCTACACGGAGCGATACATGGACACTCCGCAGAACAATCCGGAAGGGTACAAGGCGGGCTCGGCAATGGAGTACGTAAAGGATCTGACCGGAAAGCTTTGCCTGTTCTATGGCACAGCCGATGACAACGTTCACCCTTCAAACACCCACCAACTGATCGCCGCTTTGGATCGAGCAAACAAGCCTTACCGGCTCTATGTTGGGGTCGACCAGGGCCACGCAGGACTTCGCCAGGATCGGATGCTCGAGTTCTTTATCGAGGCGTTAACGCCTTGA
- a CDS encoding DUF58 domain-containing protein: MSGEPNEFGKSDAFFEPKVVRAVMVPTRRLWWFVVAGAPIIVVSTLIGMGWMLYAYNLLLGTVAVLTYQFGASVEGLRIRRRMDAVLSVRARNRVLFELENESGIAISGLVREEVPATFSGESNEAEFKVAPGHKFGFEYTLIPPERGRESLRGTFLRLDCPLGLVQKQVELETSQDVKVYPNILALREFALLNQQGRLREVGVRISKMRGLGTEFESLREYADGDDYRKVDWSATARRGKLIVRQYEVERNQAVMICVDCGRHMLAEIGGVRKLDLVLDAILMLIQSAIAAGDNVGFLAYGADVITYVPPKKGQRQLGVILNAMYGLVAEPVESDPVRAFGYLSARHKRRSLMVNFTGLEDRDMARDVVQSFGTMARSHLALLVNIADPRFREILRKEPENPDELFKFASAHFLTDERRQAASLLQTAHLNVLDSEPQDLAKDLVSYYLDVKSRGRL; this comes from the coding sequence ATGAGCGGCGAACCTAACGAGTTTGGAAAATCGGATGCGTTCTTCGAACCGAAAGTGGTTCGCGCCGTGATGGTGCCAACGCGGCGGCTCTGGTGGTTCGTCGTTGCCGGTGCGCCAATCATTGTTGTTTCAACACTCATCGGGATGGGTTGGATGCTGTACGCATACAACCTCCTGCTGGGTACGGTCGCGGTTCTTACCTACCAATTTGGGGCTTCGGTCGAAGGGCTTCGAATTCGGAGGAGGATGGATGCAGTTCTTTCGGTTCGGGCGCGGAACCGGGTTCTTTTCGAACTGGAGAATGAGAGCGGGATCGCGATTTCTGGGCTCGTACGGGAGGAGGTTCCGGCTACCTTTAGCGGCGAATCCAATGAGGCGGAATTCAAAGTCGCTCCCGGCCACAAGTTTGGTTTTGAGTACACATTGATTCCGCCTGAGAGGGGCAGGGAGAGCTTGCGTGGCACCTTTTTAAGGCTTGACTGCCCGTTGGGGTTAGTTCAAAAGCAGGTCGAACTCGAAACCAGCCAAGACGTCAAGGTGTATCCCAACATCCTCGCGCTTCGCGAATTCGCCTTGCTCAACCAGCAGGGCCGGCTGCGCGAAGTAGGCGTGAGAATTTCGAAAATGCGCGGGCTGGGCACTGAGTTCGAGTCTCTGCGTGAGTATGCCGACGGCGATGACTACCGCAAAGTGGACTGGAGTGCCACCGCTCGCCGAGGAAAGCTCATCGTTCGGCAGTATGAAGTTGAGCGCAACCAGGCGGTCATGATCTGCGTCGATTGTGGGCGCCACATGCTGGCCGAAATCGGCGGGGTTCGTAAGCTTGATCTGGTTCTCGACGCAATCCTGATGCTGATTCAATCGGCGATTGCCGCCGGAGACAATGTTGGCTTCCTCGCTTACGGTGCCGACGTGATCACCTACGTTCCACCCAAGAAAGGGCAACGCCAGCTCGGGGTGATCTTGAACGCAATGTACGGGCTGGTCGCAGAGCCAGTCGAGAGCGACCCGGTCCGAGCTTTTGGCTATCTTTCGGCCCGCCACAAACGTCGCTCGCTGATGGTGAATTTCACCGGATTAGAAGACCGGGACATGGCAAGGGATGTCGTTCAGAGCTTTGGCACGATGGCCCGCAGTCACCTTGCGTTGCTCGTCAACATTGCCGATCCTCGATTCCGCGAGATCCTGCGCAAAGAACCCGAGAACCCGGATGAGTTGTTCAAATTCGCCTCGGCTCACTTTTTGACTGACGAGCGACGCCAAGCGGCTTCCCTTCTCCAAACCGCCCATCTGAACGTGCTCGACTCTGAGCCACAGGATTTGGCGAAGGATTTGGTTTCCTACTACCTTGATGTAAAGTCAAGGGGTCGGCTCTAA
- a CDS encoding RNA polymerase sigma factor RpoD/SigA, with translation MRSPIAWHGTCEMVCAPKSKLGRVRRLFSIQRNPSMQTNPVTVHEEEGIPSYLNRLTQEPLLSAESEIALTRAIQNGDQTARRRLIESNMRLVINIAKGYKCRHIPMEDLIQEGAIGLMQATERFDPERGFRFSTYATHWIRQSIGRAIDNKSKAIRLPAHVSQTIRRVEKERAKFLRETGHEPSMQELSELIGIPVTKLQQNLSAGQEMLSLDLPIGDGGSTLGGMIKDETSDNPEDRAMRESILSELRNVVSELSEREQQVMEFRLRGDGVEVQPEEIAQALNLTRDRVRQIEVQAIRKLRIIAQQRRLRELL, from the coding sequence GTGCGCTCGCCAATCGCATGGCATGGAACTTGCGAGATGGTTTGTGCGCCTAAGTCAAAACTAGGTCGCGTTCGTCGTCTTTTCTCGATCCAACGCAATCCGTCGATGCAGACTAACCCGGTAACCGTGCACGAAGAAGAAGGTATCCCCAGCTACCTCAATCGCCTGACGCAAGAACCCCTTCTTAGCGCAGAAAGCGAGATTGCGCTAACCCGGGCCATCCAGAACGGCGACCAAACCGCCCGCCGCCGCCTCATCGAATCCAATATGCGCCTGGTGATCAACATCGCCAAAGGCTACAAGTGCCGCCACATCCCTATGGAAGACCTCATCCAAGAGGGTGCCATCGGGCTGATGCAAGCCACGGAACGGTTCGACCCCGAACGGGGATTCCGGTTCTCGACCTACGCAACTCACTGGATCCGGCAATCCATCGGTCGAGCCATTGATAACAAGTCAAAAGCCATTCGCCTCCCCGCCCACGTCTCTCAAACCATCCGCCGGGTAGAGAAAGAACGCGCCAAATTTCTACGCGAAACGGGGCATGAGCCGTCAATGCAGGAGCTTTCTGAGCTGATCGGAATCCCGGTGACTAAGCTCCAACAGAATCTGAGCGCTGGCCAGGAAATGCTCTCCCTTGATCTGCCTATTGGGGACGGCGGTAGCACCCTGGGCGGAATGATCAAAGACGAAACCAGCGATAACCCCGAGGATCGGGCCATGCGCGAGTCGATTTTGTCTGAACTAAGAAACGTTGTCTCTGAGCTCAGTGAGCGCGAACAACAAGTCATGGAATTCCGTCTCCGTGGCGACGGCGTCGAAGTCCAACCGGAGGAAATCGCCCAAGCCCTGAACCTGACCAGGGACCGGGTCCGCCAAATCGAGGTCCAGGCCATCCGTAAGCTCAGGATAATTGCGCAGCAGCGAAGGCTCAGAGAACTTCTGTAG
- the acpS gene encoding holo-ACP synthase, translating to MVVGVGIDLVDISRIAHAMRNPRFVPKILTEREEAYCKNAQQVAGRWAAKEAVIKAVGIPLLMRDIEILNDPLGQPHVVIRDLRFDSARLRIYVSLTHEKTHAAGVAVVERIVLQVPF from the coding sequence GTGGTTGTTGGAGTCGGGATCGATCTGGTGGACATTTCGCGGATTGCCCACGCGATGCGTAACCCGCGGTTTGTGCCCAAAATCCTGACGGAAAGGGAAGAGGCGTATTGCAAAAACGCCCAACAGGTCGCCGGGCGTTGGGCGGCGAAGGAAGCGGTTATCAAGGCGGTAGGGATCCCCCTGCTGATGCGGGACATTGAGATTCTAAATGACCCGCTGGGGCAGCCACATGTGGTCATTCGGGATTTGCGTTTTGACTCGGCGCGCTTGCGAATTTATGTTTCACTGACCCACGAAAAGACCCACGCGGCGGGCGTCGCGGTGGTCGAGCGGATCGTTCTTCAGGTTCCGTTTTAG
- a CDS encoding (Fe-S)-binding protein, with product MDRKGATRMRATREEYWQFSLPEKLLFYVCAIASIGYMGWQIWARIQLWMSGRPTGEVRQGKQYWMPTRVGLERWFGKVWTYILLQKKVRSSRPKTGAPMHLMMFYGFLALFVATTLLGINTYSPIKFHQGSYYLAYEVIFDTLGLLLLFGLVWAVVRRGTTKEPISKDNVDMQVLWLLLLITVNGYLLEAARIAINPQSQQGWDSVSWVGFALAKPLASLKGNVLAYKALWWFHALCVFAFFVLIPRLKLRHIVLAIFSAAGSPDTHMGKLRTIPMEEVEQTEQIGVKYARDYSRWHLMSLDACMECGRCTEVCPANAVGKILNPKQIVQDLRGAMASGAEVVPSLDPEALWQCTTCNACVEACPVLIRHVDIIVDARRNIVSEGGLSGSAALVLRQTASTGNAWGTSGNREEWMQGFDIPLARTTSEFEYLFWVGCAGATDAGAIKTTKAVADLLKKAGVSFACLGNEEACTGDPARRLGEEFLFQEKAMENVSAFERYGVKKIVTACPHCFNSLKNEYGDFDAKIEVFHHTQLLQSLVSKGKLLAAKPEKGSVVMHDPCYLGRVNDESEAPRALVEGMVNPEFHSQKTRCCGAGGGRMWMEEPLTERPSNARVEQLLATGAKTVALGCPFCKIMLDASVKQVTDEEINLVDLAEMLQAANSKTPVT from the coding sequence ATGGATCGCAAAGGCGCGACCCGCATGAGAGCAACCCGAGAAGAGTATTGGCAGTTTAGTCTCCCTGAGAAGCTCCTTTTCTACGTCTGTGCAATCGCCTCGATTGGCTACATGGGCTGGCAGATTTGGGCCCGAATCCAGCTTTGGATGAGCGGCCGTCCGACTGGAGAAGTTCGCCAAGGCAAGCAGTATTGGATGCCTACTCGGGTGGGTCTAGAACGTTGGTTTGGTAAGGTTTGGACCTATATACTTCTACAAAAGAAGGTCCGCAGCAGCCGCCCGAAGACGGGTGCGCCAATGCACCTGATGATGTTCTATGGGTTCCTGGCGCTCTTTGTCGCGACCACCCTGCTCGGCATCAACACCTACTCACCAATCAAGTTTCACCAGGGTTCTTACTACCTTGCTTATGAGGTGATCTTCGACACCCTGGGGCTTCTCCTCCTATTCGGGCTAGTGTGGGCAGTTGTTCGACGAGGGACGACGAAAGAGCCGATTTCGAAAGACAACGTGGACATGCAGGTCCTCTGGCTCCTGCTGTTGATCACCGTCAACGGCTACTTGCTCGAAGCCGCCAGAATTGCCATCAACCCACAATCTCAGCAAGGTTGGGATTCCGTTTCCTGGGTTGGGTTTGCCCTGGCGAAGCCGCTTGCATCGCTGAAGGGCAACGTCCTCGCTTACAAGGCCCTCTGGTGGTTCCACGCGCTCTGCGTCTTCGCTTTCTTCGTCCTCATTCCACGGCTTAAGCTCCGCCACATTGTCCTCGCCATTTTCAGCGCGGCGGGCTCCCCGGATACCCACATGGGCAAGCTCCGAACAATTCCAATGGAAGAAGTAGAGCAGACTGAGCAGATCGGGGTGAAGTACGCGAGGGATTATTCGCGCTGGCACCTGATGTCCCTCGATGCCTGTATGGAGTGCGGACGCTGTACCGAAGTCTGCCCCGCGAATGCCGTCGGCAAGATTCTCAATCCCAAACAGATCGTCCAAGACCTCCGCGGTGCGATGGCAAGTGGAGCTGAAGTCGTCCCTTCTCTCGATCCCGAAGCATTGTGGCAATGCACCACGTGCAACGCCTGTGTCGAAGCCTGCCCGGTTCTCATTCGCCATGTCGACATCATCGTCGACGCTCGCCGAAACATCGTCTCCGAAGGCGGTCTCAGCGGCTCGGCGGCACTGGTTTTGCGTCAAACTGCCTCTACGGGAAATGCCTGGGGAACTAGCGGAAACCGCGAGGAATGGATGCAGGGCTTCGATATCCCGCTTGCCCGAACAACTTCCGAGTTCGAATACCTTTTCTGGGTCGGTTGCGCAGGAGCTACCGATGCAGGAGCCATCAAGACGACCAAAGCCGTTGCGGACCTTTTGAAGAAAGCAGGAGTTAGCTTTGCTTGTCTTGGCAATGAGGAGGCTTGCACTGGCGACCCAGCTCGCCGCCTGGGCGAAGAATTCCTTTTCCAAGAAAAGGCGATGGAAAACGTCTCCGCGTTCGAGCGGTACGGCGTCAAAAAGATCGTCACCGCCTGCCCCCACTGCTTCAACTCACTGAAGAACGAGTACGGCGACTTCGACGCCAAGATCGAAGTATTCCATCACACGCAGCTGCTTCAGAGCCTGGTTTCGAAGGGCAAGTTGCTCGCCGCTAAGCCCGAAAAAGGCTCGGTCGTGATGCACGATCCGTGTTACTTGGGCCGGGTGAACGATGAGTCCGAAGCTCCCCGCGCCTTGGTTGAAGGCATGGTTAACCCCGAGTTTCACTCACAGAAGACCCGCTGCTGTGGAGCTGGAGGCGGTCGAATGTGGATGGAAGAGCCGCTCACAGAGCGACCTTCCAACGCCCGTGTCGAGCAGCTCCTCGCCACTGGCGCCAAAACCGTCGCCCTGGGTTGCCCCTTCTGTAAGATCATGCTTGACGCCAGCGTCAAGCAGGTTACGGATGAGGAGATCAACCTGGTTGATTTGGCGGAAATGCTACAGGCGGCAAACTCCAAAACCCCGGTAACGTAG
- a CDS encoding ABC transporter ATP-binding protein: MLSLNSVSKSFGARKAVSDVSFEVQRGEFFGLLGPNGAGKTTTISMIVGTLAADSGELQLEGEVMSPVAFSQKSKIGFVPQEIALYEDLSANANLQFFGSLYGLSNVSERCSKVLRQVGLEDRATERVEHFSGGMKRRLNIAVALLHEPKLLVLDEPTVGVDPQSRNQIFDTLEVLNRDGMTILYTSHYMEEVERLCSRIAIMDGGKLIAGGTKAEISNLLPDLNLLALTFAEPPPGDLMASLMLKYPNLKVEESVVTVQVTNLENDVAWITSQLSGKASLKAIRSDESSLEDVFLHLTGKGLRD; this comes from the coding sequence ATGCTAAGTCTGAATTCGGTGTCGAAGTCATTTGGTGCTCGCAAAGCAGTGAGCGACGTGTCATTCGAAGTGCAACGAGGAGAGTTCTTTGGTCTACTGGGACCGAACGGTGCGGGAAAAACCACGACGATCTCCATGATTGTAGGTACCCTCGCCGCCGACTCCGGTGAGCTCCAACTGGAGGGCGAAGTAATGAGCCCCGTCGCCTTTAGCCAGAAGTCCAAAATAGGTTTCGTCCCCCAAGAAATCGCCTTGTACGAAGACTTATCGGCCAATGCCAATCTACAGTTCTTTGGAAGCCTTTACGGACTAAGTAACGTCTCGGAGCGGTGCTCCAAGGTTCTGAGACAGGTTGGATTAGAAGACCGGGCAACCGAACGAGTTGAGCACTTTTCGGGAGGAATGAAGCGACGCCTCAATATCGCTGTCGCCTTGTTGCACGAGCCGAAGTTGCTCGTACTCGATGAACCTACCGTCGGAGTTGACCCCCAGAGCCGAAATCAAATCTTCGATACTTTGGAAGTTCTCAACCGGGACGGCATGACCATCCTCTACACGTCCCACTACATGGAAGAGGTGGAAAGGCTGTGCTCTCGGATAGCGATTATGGATGGGGGCAAGCTCATCGCGGGCGGAACCAAAGCTGAAATCTCGAATCTGTTGCCCGACCTCAATCTGCTCGCCCTCACGTTTGCCGAGCCTCCACCGGGAGATCTCATGGCATCTCTGATGCTCAAGTATCCAAACTTAAAGGTTGAGGAGTCTGTCGTCACTGTGCAAGTCACAAACCTCGAGAACGATGTCGCGTGGATCACCTCGCAGTTATCCGGAAAGGCAAGTCTCAAAGCGATTCGGAGCGATGAATCATCACTTGAGGATGTTTTCCTCCATCTGACTGGAAAGGGGCTGAGGGACTAA
- a CDS encoding ABC transporter permease — protein sequence MFKVILAVVRKDLLQYFMDRRAVLISLLVPLGIACFMAVIFGSQAASGGKPGTKITVLVAAKNRAEVAPLLNRWSKAESLTIKEVSEQEAKDQVKAGKAPLAVIIPSGFVAGAANAFGNSTAEKPELKFIADPTKNLESGIAKGELMGGIMGVIVENKYGKAFAMDQKENSPYTTKTDDLSEEKKQDATDDRNATIAHVFGGMAIQGILFGAIESAMLLMRDRQKGLLKRLTAAPISPRWFLLGRIFSSTIKALFVLCVVLIGGIMIFHFKITGSVIGLAVMLFGSALMTASFGLFVSALGRTEAQSRGLSTLVVLVMTMLGGAWFPASMFPDWVQSISKCIPVRWAVDGMDAMTWRGQELSAVLPFFGVLLLFTLGFAAIGLTRFRWDAE from the coding sequence ATGTTCAAAGTCATTCTCGCGGTTGTTCGAAAAGACCTCCTGCAATACTTCATGGATCGTCGGGCGGTCCTGATCAGCCTCTTGGTTCCGCTGGGAATCGCATGTTTCATGGCGGTGATCTTCGGTTCACAAGCAGCCTCCGGCGGAAAGCCAGGCACGAAGATTACAGTGCTTGTAGCGGCGAAGAACAGGGCCGAAGTTGCGCCCCTTCTGAATCGATGGAGCAAAGCCGAAAGCCTGACGATCAAAGAGGTTTCCGAACAGGAAGCGAAGGATCAAGTTAAGGCGGGCAAGGCACCGCTTGCTGTTATCATTCCGTCTGGCTTCGTCGCGGGTGCCGCCAATGCTTTTGGAAACAGCACAGCAGAAAAGCCAGAACTGAAGTTCATCGCCGATCCCACAAAAAACCTTGAATCTGGCATCGCCAAGGGCGAACTGATGGGCGGGATCATGGGGGTGATCGTCGAGAACAAATACGGAAAGGCGTTCGCCATGGATCAAAAGGAGAACAGTCCTTATACGACTAAGACTGACGACCTTTCTGAGGAAAAGAAGCAAGATGCCACAGATGACCGGAACGCCACAATTGCGCACGTTTTCGGCGGTATGGCAATCCAGGGGATTCTATTTGGTGCGATTGAATCCGCGATGCTCCTGATGCGGGACCGCCAAAAGGGGCTCCTCAAACGCTTGACTGCGGCTCCAATATCCCCACGCTGGTTCCTGTTGGGCAGAATCTTTAGCTCAACCATCAAGGCCCTGTTTGTACTTTGCGTGGTGTTGATCGGTGGAATCATGATATTCCATTTCAAGATCACGGGTAGCGTGATCGGACTTGCGGTTATGCTATTTGGTTCAGCGTTGATGACCGCCTCGTTCGGCCTCTTCGTTTCGGCCCTTGGGAGGACCGAAGCTCAGAGCCGAGGCTTATCCACTCTAGTCGTGCTCGTGATGACGATGCTCGGAGGAGCTTGGTTTCCTGCTTCCATGTTCCCAGATTGGGTTCAAAGCATTTCCAAGTGCATCCCGGTGCGATGGGCGGTTGATGGGATGGATGCAATGACATGGCGGGGTCAAGAGCTGTCCGCGGTACTCCCATTCTTTGGCGTGCTCTTGCTATTCACTTTGGGCTTTGCCGCGATTGGATTGACAAGATTTCGTTGGGACGCCGAGTAG
- a CDS encoding RDD family protein: MPLETAVLTPEKTVLTYRLAGLGSRCLANFVDIIILILAIYALLTFIGLMGFFTGGLFSGFALGVTMFLASMGPFAYFIFCEGLMNGVTLGKKMAGIRVRMLDGTPVTFAAATARNILRVADFLPGAYFIGIVSMFVNPRLQRVGDLVAGTIVVHENRVQEAFSVAPHRVGIHPLEHTVGELRNMTDGQYYVLRRYCDRFPELPRDVQDHLTDTVWVPMAKNLSVPLDANIHPLYLAEAVVMKYGRARGML, from the coding sequence GTGCCGCTGGAGACTGCCGTCCTCACACCGGAAAAGACCGTTCTAACTTACCGCCTCGCGGGGTTAGGTAGCCGCTGTTTGGCCAACTTCGTGGACATTATCATCCTGATTCTGGCGATTTATGCCTTGCTTACTTTCATCGGACTGATGGGCTTCTTCACAGGAGGGCTGTTCTCAGGGTTTGCGCTCGGGGTCACAATGTTTCTCGCCTCCATGGGACCGTTTGCCTACTTCATCTTTTGCGAAGGGCTGATGAACGGGGTGACCTTAGGGAAAAAAATGGCGGGGATTCGAGTTCGAATGCTCGATGGGACGCCGGTCACGTTTGCGGCGGCGACCGCTCGCAACATCTTGCGAGTAGCTGATTTTCTTCCTGGCGCATATTTCATCGGGATTGTGTCCATGTTCGTCAACCCTCGGCTTCAGCGAGTAGGCGATCTGGTTGCGGGAACAATCGTGGTCCACGAGAACCGCGTTCAGGAGGCGTTCTCTGTTGCCCCACACCGAGTCGGAATCCACCCCTTAGAGCACACCGTAGGCGAGCTTCGCAACATGACCGACGGTCAGTACTACGTTCTTCGGCGCTACTGTGACCGGTTCCCCGAGTTGCCAAGAGACGTTCAGGATCATCTGACGGACACAGTGTGGGTTCCAATGGCCAAAAACCTCAGCGTTCCGTTGGACGCCAACATCCATCCGCTTTACTTGGCAGAAGCGGTGGTCATGAAGTACGGACGAGCCCGAGGAATGCTCTAA
- a CDS encoding stage II sporulation protein M, translating into MNEETLVNRRIADWKRLEALCVKADVRVANLNENELFELVRLYRKASTDLSVIRTRSQNVPLANYLNNLVGRAHALIYRAPKKPFFRAVELFVLNVVLTFRRNKAFFWASFLLAFGSALFAYGMIAYDHDNLSVFAGGMEGNFKDWTDGKHEGRNLDESIAASFFYASNNPTVSIIAGAIGAATMGLGSIGMMIQNGALIGALSYEMNAVGKLYFLLSSIAPHGVPEISGIIFSGAGGLRLGWAILVPGLLSRGESLRRASKDAVMMIVTGVVLCFIAAPIEGFFSFNPNIPQWLKTAVAVAEICMWVAFWSLYGKEVDPNDPLTE; encoded by the coding sequence ATGAACGAAGAGACTTTGGTGAACCGTCGCATTGCCGATTGGAAGCGGCTCGAAGCTCTTTGCGTGAAGGCCGACGTCCGGGTCGCGAACCTCAACGAGAACGAACTGTTCGAGTTGGTTCGATTATATCGGAAAGCCTCAACGGACTTATCGGTCATTCGGACTCGAAGTCAGAACGTCCCGCTAGCTAACTATCTGAACAACCTTGTCGGACGGGCTCATGCGCTGATTTATCGGGCGCCTAAGAAGCCGTTTTTCCGCGCCGTCGAGTTGTTTGTTCTGAACGTCGTGTTGACGTTTCGAAGGAATAAAGCCTTCTTTTGGGCATCGTTTCTGCTCGCATTTGGCAGTGCCCTTTTCGCCTACGGCATGATAGCTTACGACCACGACAATCTCAGCGTCTTTGCGGGTGGAATGGAAGGAAATTTCAAGGATTGGACCGATGGCAAGCATGAGGGCCGAAACTTGGACGAGAGTATTGCCGCCAGCTTCTTCTATGCTTCCAATAACCCGACGGTTTCGATCATCGCGGGAGCGATTGGGGCCGCCACGATGGGGCTTGGCTCGATCGGGATGATGATCCAGAACGGAGCCTTGATTGGAGCATTGTCTTACGAGATGAATGCGGTTGGAAAGCTCTATTTCTTGCTCTCTTCAATTGCGCCACATGGCGTACCCGAGATTTCCGGGATCATCTTTTCGGGCGCAGGAGGTTTGCGGTTGGGTTGGGCGATTTTGGTGCCGGGTCTTCTCTCCCGTGGCGAGTCTTTGCGGCGAGCTTCCAAGGATGCGGTGATGATGATCGTAACCGGCGTCGTTCTCTGCTTTATCGCGGCTCCAATCGAAGGGTTCTTTAGCTTTAACCCCAATATTCCGCAATGGCTGAAGACCGCGGTTGCGGTCGCCGAGATTTGTATGTGGGTCGCGTTCTGGAGTCTTTACGGCAAGGAAGTCGACCCGAATGACCCCCTCACGGAGTAG